A window of the Sulfurospirillum tamanense genome harbors these coding sequences:
- a CDS encoding TorD/DmsD family molecular chaperone, whose translation MIDKTSTNKARALYYGLLSKFLVYSTEANRFEGVDDALAVIGTNPLDEHSGAAAKRVLTTLDTQGTQPLIEEYDALFHAFVGRVIRTSASFYEEGHEAGKKLVEVRGFIAKTKIRRNEATFKDNEDTLPFLLTFMHDLVALSVEGHKEYDNIQHCLFEQIINPFVDEVVEALFTHNKSDVYKDVAILLNAFMEFERLYFEVAKVPKKEAKKTKQELADEQEMQRRAANKAKRDAERAVKASCESGVCDA comes from the coding sequence ATGATTGATAAAACTTCCACCAACAAAGCACGTGCCCTTTATTATGGTCTACTGAGCAAGTTTCTTGTGTATTCTACGGAGGCTAATCGTTTTGAAGGCGTTGACGATGCGTTGGCGGTTATTGGGACCAATCCCCTTGATGAGCATTCAGGTGCTGCGGCAAAAAGAGTATTAACCACACTGGACACGCAAGGAACGCAACCCTTAATTGAAGAGTACGACGCACTTTTTCATGCCTTTGTAGGACGTGTGATTCGCACTTCAGCCTCTTTTTATGAAGAGGGGCATGAGGCGGGTAAAAAACTGGTTGAGGTGCGTGGATTTATTGCTAAAACAAAAATCCGCCGCAATGAAGCCACCTTTAAAGACAACGAAGATACATTGCCTTTCTTGTTGACGTTTATGCACGATTTGGTTGCGTTGAGTGTTGAGGGACACAAAGAATACGACAACATTCAGCATTGTTTGTTTGAGCAAATCATCAACCCTTTTGTGGATGAAGTTGTCGAGGCACTCTTTACTCACAACAAAAGCGATGTTTACAAAGATGTAGCCATTTTACTTAATGCGTTTATGGAGTTTGAACGGCTCTATTTTGAAGTGGCAAAAGTGCCCAAAAAAGAGGCTAAAAAAACAAAGCAAGAGTTGGCAGATGAACAAGAGATGCAGCGTCGTGCGGCCAACAAAGCCAAGCGTGATGCAGAGCGTGCAGTTAAAGCATCTTGCGAGTCAGGAGTCTGTGACGCGTAA
- a CDS encoding formate dehydrogenase subunit gamma: MKNSLRTLLLLPLMVSAVFAAENPIWGEGRITNIFGYGKEGSTGLGPLFTLLQNQYFVPIFLAIIVGVPAVFLLHYLVIGPKVFPHGGKKIKVFSLFNRVIHQIAAISFIVIIPTGIVMVFGSFFGGGWFVTLCKDLHGLFTIPFALVVIPMFFMWVKEAIPNTDDIKWMMILGGYLSKEKKPIPAGKFNAGQKMWFWIATLGSLVMVITGVMMYLLDFDMSMLVSLTGLSQIDLLRLAAILHNVVGFAVLALFITHVYMSMFAIKGAVHSIIDGHMEEEEVRILHSSYYKKLQKEGKI, translated from the coding sequence ATGAAAAATTCTTTACGCACTCTGCTCCTTCTCCCCCTAATGGTCTCAGCGGTATTTGCCGCTGAGAACCCCATCTGGGGCGAGGGACGCATCACAAATATCTTTGGCTACGGCAAAGAGGGAAGCACCGGTCTTGGTCCTTTGTTCACCCTTTTACAAAACCAATACTTTGTCCCTATCTTTTTAGCCATCATCGTAGGTGTGCCTGCGGTTTTTTTACTGCACTATTTGGTCATCGGCCCTAAGGTTTTTCCTCATGGGGGAAAGAAGATTAAAGTCTTCAGCCTTTTTAACCGTGTTATTCACCAAATTGCAGCCATTAGCTTTATCGTCATTATTCCTACGGGTATCGTGATGGTGTTTGGAAGTTTCTTTGGGGGAGGGTGGTTTGTTACTTTGTGCAAAGATTTGCACGGACTCTTTACCATTCCTTTTGCACTTGTCGTGATTCCTATGTTTTTCATGTGGGTCAAAGAAGCCATTCCAAATACTGATGACATCAAATGGATGATGATTCTAGGCGGGTATCTCTCTAAGGAGAAAAAGCCCATTCCTGCAGGTAAGTTCAACGCAGGCCAAAAGATGTGGTTCTGGATAGCAACCCTAGGCAGTCTTGTCATGGTCATTACGGGTGTAATGATGTACTTGCTTGACTTTGACATGAGCATGCTTGTGAGTCTAACAGGCCTTAGCCAGATTGACTTGCTACGCTTAGCGGCTATTTTGCACAACGTGGTAGGCTTTGCTGTGCTTGCACTGTTTATTACCCATGTGTACATGTCTATGTTCGCCATTAAAGGTGCGGTACATAGCATCATCGATGGCCACATGGAAGAAGAAGAAGTGCGGATATTGCACTCTTCGTACTACAAAAAGTTACAAAAAGAAGGAAAAATTTAA
- the yedF gene encoding sulfurtransferase-like selenium metabolism protein YedF, producing the protein MQIDCRNLECPQPVLETKKALESLPEDAVLEVLVNSVASRENVMRFGKNSGCEVRESVQGDATLITLVKGYGCDIVPSAPSGFLNKTLFIKDDKVGEGELGGMLMVGFLKTVLEQKALPSRIICVNKGVLLTTAPEGSDVIAVLKALADKGVEIYSCGVCLEFYKVQDALKVGVIGNAYSTIEMLLNAQDVISL; encoded by the coding sequence ATGCAAATCGATTGCCGCAATTTAGAATGTCCCCAGCCTGTCCTTGAGACCAAAAAAGCCCTTGAATCTTTGCCAGAGGACGCCGTCCTTGAAGTGCTTGTCAATTCCGTTGCCTCACGCGAAAACGTCATGCGTTTTGGGAAAAACAGCGGGTGTGAAGTGCGCGAGAGCGTCCAAGGCGATGCAACGCTCATCACCCTTGTGAAGGGCTACGGTTGCGACATCGTTCCTTCGGCTCCCAGTGGATTTTTGAACAAAACCCTTTTTATTAAAGATGACAAAGTGGGCGAGGGCGAGTTAGGCGGAATGCTCATGGTTGGTTTTTTAAAAACCGTGCTAGAGCAAAAAGCCTTGCCAAGCCGCATTATTTGTGTCAACAAGGGCGTCTTGCTCACTACTGCACCCGAGGGAAGTGACGTTATCGCCGTGCTCAAAGCTCTTGCTGATAAAGGCGTAGAAATCTACTCATGCGGCGTGTGCTTGGAGTTTTACAAGGTGCAAGATGCCCTCAAAGTAGGGGTGATTGGCAATGCGTACAGCACCATCGAAATGCTCCTAAACGCTCAGGATGTGATTAGCCTGTAA
- a CDS encoding winged helix-turn-helix domain-containing protein produces the protein MSELERHIKENLNEEGKLTCKDAYKVAAKTKEAVRTVGDTAKAMGVRISDCELGQFGKLEKDEFSDEVKTRLEPLLDENKKVFCKDARGTAAGVGLKKVRGTLDKCNIDVKYCELGCFKEKKRVRLYVKTKTWIENEKGELLFGKGKTEVLEDVAQTGSISGAAEKLGMNYKKTWSHIQILQKSFPSPLVETQKGGGESGGTTLTPEAYALMDAYKTLQADIEAYANERFKELFLKPRNKREFS, from the coding sequence ATGTCTGAATTAGAGCGCCACATCAAAGAAAACCTTAACGAAGAAGGCAAGCTTACATGTAAAGATGCCTACAAGGTTGCCGCCAAAACAAAAGAAGCGGTGCGCACCGTAGGTGACACCGCCAAAGCCATGGGTGTGCGCATCAGTGATTGTGAACTGGGGCAGTTTGGAAAATTGGAAAAAGATGAGTTTAGTGACGAAGTTAAAACGCGCTTAGAGCCTTTGTTGGATGAAAATAAAAAAGTGTTTTGCAAAGATGCCAGAGGCACGGCCGCAGGCGTTGGGCTTAAAAAAGTCCGTGGAACACTGGATAAATGCAACATTGATGTGAAATATTGCGAACTGGGCTGTTTTAAAGAAAAAAAACGGGTCAGGCTTTATGTTAAAACCAAAACATGGATTGAGAACGAAAAAGGCGAACTGCTTTTTGGTAAGGGCAAAACCGAAGTTTTAGAAGATGTAGCGCAAACAGGTTCTATCTCAGGGGCGGCGGAAAAACTGGGGATGAATTACAAAAAAACGTGGAGTCACATTCAGATTTTGCAAAAAAGCTTCCCAAGCCCTCTTGTGGAAACTCAAAAAGGCGGCGGTGAAAGTGGCGGCACGACCCTAACTCCTGAAGCATATGCACTCATGGACGCGTACAAAACCTTGCAAGCAGACATCGAAGCGTACGCCAACGAGCGCTTTAAAGAGCTATTTTTAAAACCTCGCAATAAGCGGGAGTTTTCGTAG
- the fdh3B gene encoding formate dehydrogenase FDH3 subunit beta: protein MSEIMQRMKFYCDEARCIDCNGCSVACAEAHELPVGVNRRKEITLNEGVEGKEFSLSVACMHCTDAPCEAVCPVDCFYVREDGIVLHSKETCIGCGYCLYACPFGAPQFPRDGAFGTKGAMDKCTMCAGGPEETNSEKERQLYGQNRIAEGKVPVCAAMCSTKALLVGDGESVAEIYRQRLVSKGKGTQGMPYGWSTAY from the coding sequence ATGAGCGAAATTATGCAGCGAATGAAGTTTTACTGTGATGAGGCCCGTTGTATCGACTGCAACGGATGTAGCGTTGCGTGTGCGGAAGCCCACGAGCTTCCCGTAGGTGTAAACCGACGTAAAGAAATCACGCTTAATGAAGGGGTCGAGGGCAAAGAGTTCTCCCTTTCTGTGGCATGTATGCACTGTACCGATGCGCCATGTGAAGCGGTGTGTCCGGTGGATTGTTTCTATGTGCGAGAAGATGGAATCGTCCTTCACAGCAAAGAGACTTGCATTGGATGTGGCTATTGTCTATATGCATGTCCTTTTGGCGCACCGCAGTTCCCACGCGATGGTGCCTTTGGTACCAAGGGAGCTATGGATAAATGTACCATGTGTGCAGGCGGCCCAGAAGAGACTAACTCAGAAAAAGAGCGTCAACTCTATGGACAAAACCGCATTGCTGAGGGCAAAGTTCCTGTATGTGCGGCCATGTGTTCCACAAAAGCCTTGTTAGTAGGTGATGGTGAGTCTGTTGCTGAAATCTACCGCCAGCGCCTTGTTAGTAAAGGCAAAGGAACGCAAGGTATGCCTTATGGGTGGAGTACAGCGTACTAA
- a CDS encoding formate dehydrogenase subunit alpha, translated as MQENATRVLAHKVGRRSFLKMAAIAGAFGATSGFASSGATRSATEEEVKNPFPGSKLVKTICTSCSVGCGVIAEVQNGVWVRQEVAQDHPISLGGHCCKGSGMIDLARAQTRVKFPMVKENGQWKRISWDAALDQISKKMADLKKTDGPDAVQFLGSAKISTEQAYYFRKFAAFFGTNNTDHQARIUHSATVAGVANTWGYGAMTNSLGDIQNAKAIIIFGANPAVNHPVGFQHFLKAKERNNAQIIVVDPRFTRTAAKADFHAAIRPGTDIAFMYGMLNIIFQNGWEDKEHIDSRTYAMDLIREEAKKWTPEVVEDVTGVSAEKLIQITNVYAKNRPGTLIWAMGLTQHNIGTGNTRLAPILQLALGNMGKEGGGTNILRGHDNVQGATDMGCLADNLPGYYGLAEGAWKYFASQWGVDFDWLVSQHKSKEMMSKPGFTLARWHEGATGGADSTGNNAGTRLKALFVLGNGITGIAQQAEIKKGLDALEMLVLADPFVNEAAILTDKQDGIYLLPSSTQFETEGSVTATNRSAQWRYKVIEPLYESKPDHEIMFELAKRLGFYEQYTKAMLMKENKKTFTWPDDATDEIARIIKTIGLTGWTAKRIKKHTDNWHMFDEISGRGFGPMKGEYYGLPWPCWTETHSGSPILYNTDRPVVEGGMGFRNRYGLEHNGVSQLAGPAATVKGSKVKGGYPEITKDNIEAVLGIKLSDAEKAAMGANWKVDKSNLIAQKCMEAGVAPYGNARARCIVWEWEKLDHMMPIHREPLHSPRTDLAKKYPSFANDRKGHYRVTTKFASLQQSKDFAKEFPINLVTGRLVNMNGAGIENRGSKYLVELTPEMFADINPDLAATHGIRNGSMMWVHSPEGTKIKVKARFTQSVLPDRIFLPFHWAGHFQGKDLTERYPEGTTPYSRGESANTVTNYGYDIITQIPETKGGLCRIEKA; from the coding sequence ATGCAAGAGAACGCAACACGTGTTCTAGCGCACAAAGTCGGGCGACGAAGCTTTCTAAAAATGGCCGCAATAGCGGGTGCATTTGGAGCAACGTCGGGCTTTGCAAGTAGCGGAGCAACACGAAGCGCAACCGAGGAAGAGGTTAAAAACCCATTCCCAGGTTCAAAATTAGTCAAGACCATTTGTACGTCTTGTTCAGTTGGCTGCGGTGTTATCGCCGAAGTTCAAAACGGTGTATGGGTACGCCAAGAAGTTGCCCAAGACCATCCTATCAGCCTTGGCGGTCACTGCTGTAAAGGCTCGGGAATGATCGATCTAGCACGTGCACAAACGCGTGTAAAATTCCCAATGGTCAAAGAAAATGGTCAGTGGAAGCGCATCAGTTGGGATGCAGCCCTTGATCAAATTTCTAAAAAAATGGCTGACCTTAAAAAAACAGACGGACCTGATGCGGTGCAATTTCTAGGCTCAGCAAAAATCAGTACCGAGCAAGCTTACTATTTTAGAAAGTTTGCAGCATTTTTTGGAACAAACAACACAGATCACCAAGCTCGAATCTGACATAGTGCAACAGTCGCCGGTGTGGCGAATACATGGGGTTATGGCGCTATGACCAACTCACTTGGAGATATCCAAAACGCAAAAGCTATTATTATTTTTGGTGCAAACCCAGCGGTAAATCACCCAGTAGGTTTTCAGCACTTTTTGAAAGCCAAAGAGCGCAACAATGCACAAATTATTGTTGTAGACCCTCGCTTTACACGAACTGCTGCAAAAGCAGATTTCCATGCAGCCATTCGTCCAGGAACAGATATCGCCTTTATGTACGGCATGCTTAACATCATTTTCCAAAACGGTTGGGAAGATAAAGAGCATATTGATAGCCGAACGTATGCTATGGACTTAATTCGCGAAGAAGCCAAAAAATGGACACCCGAAGTGGTGGAAGATGTCACAGGCGTCTCTGCAGAGAAATTAATTCAAATTACAAATGTGTATGCTAAAAACCGACCTGGTACACTGATTTGGGCGATGGGTTTAACTCAGCACAATATTGGTACAGGCAACACACGTCTCGCTCCAATCCTTCAGCTTGCTCTTGGCAACATGGGTAAAGAAGGCGGCGGTACTAATATCCTTCGTGGCCATGATAACGTTCAGGGTGCCACAGATATGGGTTGTTTGGCAGATAACTTGCCTGGTTATTATGGTTTGGCTGAAGGTGCTTGGAAATATTTCGCTTCCCAATGGGGTGTGGATTTTGACTGGCTTGTTTCCCAGCACAAATCAAAAGAGATGATGAGCAAACCTGGTTTCACCCTTGCCCGTTGGCATGAGGGCGCAACCGGTGGCGCAGACAGCACTGGCAACAATGCGGGCACACGCCTTAAAGCGCTTTTTGTTTTGGGTAATGGTATTACAGGTATTGCTCAGCAAGCAGAAATCAAAAAAGGGCTAGATGCTCTTGAGATGCTTGTTCTTGCAGACCCTTTTGTGAACGAAGCGGCTATTTTGACCGACAAGCAAGATGGCATATACCTTCTTCCTTCATCAACACAATTTGAGACCGAAGGTTCTGTAACGGCTACTAACCGAAGTGCCCAGTGGCGTTATAAAGTCATTGAGCCTTTGTATGAGTCCAAGCCTGACCATGAAATCATGTTTGAACTTGCCAAGCGCCTAGGCTTTTACGAGCAGTACACCAAAGCTATGCTCATGAAAGAGAACAAAAAAACCTTTACATGGCCTGATGATGCAACCGATGAAATCGCTCGCATTATTAAAACCATCGGCCTAACAGGCTGGACAGCCAAGCGTATCAAAAAGCATACGGACAACTGGCACATGTTTGATGAGATTTCAGGACGTGGCTTTGGCCCAATGAAAGGCGAGTACTATGGTCTTCCATGGCCTTGCTGGACAGAAACCCACAGCGGTAGTCCAATTCTTTATAACACCGACCGTCCTGTTGTTGAAGGCGGTATGGGCTTTAGAAACCGTTATGGCCTAGAGCACAACGGTGTAAGCCAGCTTGCAGGTCCTGCGGCTACAGTGAAAGGCTCCAAAGTCAAGGGCGGTTATCCAGAAATTACTAAGGATAACATCGAAGCAGTTCTTGGCATTAAGCTCTCAGATGCTGAAAAAGCAGCTATGGGCGCTAACTGGAAAGTAGATAAGAGCAATCTTATTGCGCAAAAATGTATGGAAGCAGGTGTTGCCCCTTATGGTAATGCCAGAGCGCGTTGTATTGTGTGGGAGTGGGAAAAACTTGACCACATGATGCCAATTCACCGTGAGCCGCTCCACTCGCCACGTACTGATTTGGCTAAAAAATACCCCTCTTTTGCTAATGATCGCAAAGGACATTACCGTGTAACAACAAAGTTTGCTTCGCTTCAGCAGAGCAAAGATTTTGCCAAAGAGTTCCCTATCAACTTGGTAACGGGACGTTTGGTTAACATGAATGGTGCAGGTATTGAAAACAGGGGCTCTAAGTACTTGGTTGAATTGACACCAGAAATGTTTGCGGATATTAACCCTGACTTGGCAGCAACGCATGGCATCCGAAACGGTTCGATGATGTGGGTACATTCACCTGAAGGTACGAAGATTAAGGTTAAGGCACGTTTTACACAGTCAGTACTGCCTGATCGCATCTTTTTGCCATTCCACTGGGCAGGGCATTTCCAAGGTAAGGATTTGACAGAGCGTTATCCTGAGGGCACCACGCCATATTCAAGAGGCGAAAGTGCAAATACGGTAACGAACTACGGGTATGACATTATTACACAAATCCCCGAAACCAAAGGCGGCCTCTGCCGCATCGAAAAAGCGTAG
- a CDS encoding formate dehydrogenase subunit gamma, which translates to MKHRLGALLLLPLMVSAVFAAENPIWGEGRITNIFGYGKEGSTGLGPLFTLLQNQYFVPIFLAIIVGVPAVFLLHYLVIGPKVFPHGGKKIKVFSLFNRVIHQIAAISFIVIIPTGIVMVFGSFFGGGWFVTLCKDLHGLFTIPFALVVIPMFFMWVKEAIPNTDDIKWMMILGGYLSKEKKPIPAGKFNAGQKMWFWIATLGSLVMVITGVMMYLLDFDMSMLVSLTGLSQIDLLRLAAILHNVVGFAVLALFITHVYMSMFAIKGAVHSIIDGHMEEEEVRILHSSYYKKLKEKGEV; encoded by the coding sequence ATGAAACACCGTCTTGGTGCTCTGCTCCTTCTCCCCCTAATGGTCTCAGCGGTATTTGCCGCTGAGAACCCCATCTGGGGCGAGGGACGCATCACAAATATCTTTGGCTACGGCAAAGAGGGAAGCACCGGTCTTGGTCCTTTGTTCACCCTTTTACAAAACCAATACTTTGTCCCTATCTTTTTAGCCATCATCGTAGGCGTGCCTGCGGTTTTTTTACTGCACTATTTGGTCATCGGCCCTAAGGTTTTTCCTCATGGGGGAAAGAAGATTAAAGTCTTCAGCCTTTTTAACCGTGTTATTCACCAAATTGCAGCCATTAGCTTTATCGTCATTATCCCTACGGGTATCGTGATGGTGTTTGGAAGTTTCTTTGGGGGAGGGTGGTTTGTTACTTTGTGCAAAGATTTGCACGGACTCTTTACCATTCCTTTTGCACTTGTCGTGATTCCTATGTTTTTCATGTGGGTCAAAGAAGCCATTCCAAATACTGATGACATCAAATGGATGATGATTCTAGGCGGGTATCTCTCTAAGGAGAAAAAGCCCATTCCTGCAGGTAAGTTCAACGCAGGCCAAAAGATGTGGTTCTGGATAGCAACCCTAGGCAGTCTTGTCATGGTCATTACGGGTGTAATGATGTACTTGCTTGACTTTGACATGAGCATGCTAGTAAGCCTTACAGGCCTTAGCCAGATTGACTTGCTACGCTTAGCGGCTATTTTGCACAACGTGGTAGGCTTTGCTGTGCTTGCACTGTTTATTACCCATGTGTACATGTCTATGTTCGCCATTAAAGGTGCGGTACATAGCATCATCGATGGCCACATGGAAGAAGAAGAAGTGCGGATATTGCACTCTTCGTACTACAAGAAACTTAAAGAAAAAGGCGAAGTGTAA
- the fdhD gene encoding formate dehydrogenase accessory sulfurtransferase FdhD, protein MEPVYTTQITKIKDGKKIETDDTLVREIKLELIVNGERVGAVMATPVDQEALALGYLMSENIIETFDDITRMELVNDGMGVEIEAKVNAANIGKLNAEGVVISGCGRGMTANIDPEAIEAKVIHNPLTIEASLLSTQMSQFYTECPLYEQTGCVHTAKLFLDEKTFFIGEDIAQHNTIDKAIGKARLAGADVSKAFLMVSGRLSSEMVAKAVMHGIPILVSRTASTCLGLMIAKKFNLTLVGFARNDRMNIYNAPERIHV, encoded by the coding sequence ATGGAACCCGTATATACCACACAGATTACAAAAATCAAAGACGGCAAAAAAATAGAGACTGATGACACTCTTGTGCGTGAAATTAAACTCGAACTCATTGTTAATGGTGAACGCGTGGGTGCGGTGATGGCCACACCTGTAGACCAAGAAGCATTAGCGCTTGGGTACCTGATGAGTGAAAATATCATTGAAACATTTGATGATATTACACGCATGGAGCTGGTGAATGATGGCATGGGTGTAGAGATTGAAGCCAAAGTCAACGCCGCCAATATTGGCAAACTTAATGCTGAAGGGGTAGTCATTAGCGGTTGCGGGCGCGGCATGACAGCCAACATCGACCCCGAAGCCATTGAGGCAAAGGTCATTCACAACCCTTTAACTATCGAAGCAAGCCTTCTTTCAACGCAAATGAGCCAGTTCTATACCGAGTGTCCGCTGTATGAGCAAACAGGTTGTGTGCACACGGCCAAGCTTTTTCTTGATGAGAAAACCTTTTTTATCGGCGAAGACATCGCCCAACACAACACCATCGACAAAGCCATTGGCAAAGCGCGTTTAGCGGGTGCTGATGTTTCTAAAGCATTTTTGATGGTGAGCGGCAGACTCTCTTCAGAGATGGTCGCCAAAGCGGTCATGCACGGGATTCCTATCCTTGTCTCACGTACTGCGTCCACGTGTCTGGGACTCATGATTGCCAAGAAATTTAACCTTACATTGGTGGGCTTTGCCCGCAATGACCGCATGAACATCTACAACGCGCCGGAGCGCATCCATGTCTGA
- a CDS encoding twin-arginine translocation signal domain-containing protein, translated as MVEARRGFLKKAAVAGAVTAVAAVAASGKQSYSSGGVVVGKSPKTEILYKKTQAWEAYYQSAK; from the coding sequence ATGGTCGAGGCAAGACGTGGCTTTTTGAAAAAAGCAGCGGTCGCTGGTGCTGTTACTGCTGTTGCAGCAGTTGCCGCTTCAGGAAAGCAGTCATACAGTTCGGGTGGTGTTGTTGTAGGGAAATCTCCAAAGACAGAGATTCTTTACAAAAAAACGCAGGCTTGGGAAGCATATTACCAATCTGCCAAGTAA
- a CDS encoding sodium-dependent tyrosine transporter has protein sequence MFIKLNDRVYLNTERITRIKIDEVQDGIRIRFYEGGVQVAKSQKFDTVEAAQAWIATNFK, from the coding sequence ATGTTTATTAAACTAAACGACCGTGTGTATCTTAACACTGAAAGAATTACCCGCATCAAGATAGACGAAGTGCAAGATGGCATTCGCATCCGTTTTTACGAAGGTGGCGTACAAGTGGCTAAAAGCCAGAAGTTTGACACCGTTGAAGCCGCGCAAGCGTGGATTGCTACCAATTTCAAATAA